One window from the genome of Candidatus Desulfarcum epimagneticum encodes:
- a CDS encoding conserved hypothetical protein (Evidence 4 : Unknown function but conserved in other organisms) has protein sequence MPEISRFLGIVIRMYIREHHPAHFHAEYGEYEITVDIETGVVTGKFPRRALNAVLEWYLLHQDELRTNWEAAINRKPLSKIEPLE, from the coding sequence ATGCCGGAAATAAGTCGTTTTCTTGGAATAGTGATTAGAATGTATATTCGTGAACATCATCCCGCGCATTTTCACGCCGAATATGGAGAATACGAAATCACTGTGGATATTGAAACGGGTGTTGTGACTGGAAAGTTTCCAAGAAGGGCATTAAATGCCGTCCTTGAGTGGTATCTATTGCATCAAGATGAACTCAGGACCAACTGGGAAGCGGCGATAAATAGAAAACCGTTATCCAAAATCGAACCACTGGAGTAG
- a CDS encoding conserved hypothetical protein (Evidence 4 : Unknown function but conserved in other organisms) has protein sequence MFTHVIEAKYIDGYKVWLSFNDGARGEIDLSSELYGEIFEPLKDISFFKSFSLEGHTLSWRNGADFAPEFLRENIV, from the coding sequence ATGTTTACACATGTCATTGAGGCAAAATATATAGATGGCTATAAAGTATGGTTGTCTTTCAATGATGGGGCGCGGGGCGAAATTGATTTATCATCTGAATTATATGGTGAAATTTTTGAGCCGCTGAAAGATATATCATTTTTTAAGTCTTTTTCTTTGGAGGGGCACACCTTGTCATGGAGAAACGGCGCTGATTTTGCCCCGGAATTTCTGCGTGAGAATATCGTTTAG
- a CDS encoding conserved hypothetical protein (Evidence 4 : Unknown function but conserved in other organisms), with amino-acid sequence MDSPKTLIDLYLPEYSFNECHDIVVNRSIERVYQAARNFDLSKSKRIKILFKLRGLPTERLNLQDFIKDVGFTNLEENPPLENLIGFWAKTKIEPVTGREDFIHNAISARVKVVWNFRFQKLSRAQTRVSTETRVLCVSPGARVTFGAYWSLIKPFSGAIRKKMLQIIRQDSESMSKSE; translated from the coding sequence ATGGACAGCCCAAAAACCCTGATCGATCTGTATCTGCCCGAATACTCGTTTAACGAATGCCATGATATTGTGGTCAACCGCTCAATTGAGCGCGTGTATCAGGCGGCGAGGAATTTTGATCTGTCCAAATCCAAACGGATCAAAATTTTGTTCAAACTCAGGGGGCTGCCCACTGAGCGGTTGAATTTGCAGGATTTTATCAAGGATGTCGGGTTCACGAATCTGGAGGAAAACCCCCCTTTGGAAAACCTGATTGGGTTTTGGGCGAAAACGAAAATTGAGCCCGTCACAGGCCGTGAAGACTTTATCCACAACGCCATTTCGGCCAGGGTCAAAGTGGTCTGGAATTTTCGGTTTCAAAAGCTCAGCCGGGCCCAGACGAGGGTGAGCACGGAAACCCGTGTATTATGCGTCAGCCCCGGCGCCCGGGTGACTTTCGGCGCGTACTGGTCGCTCATCAAACCATTCAGCGGGGCGATTCGAAAAAAAATGCTCCAAATTATCAGACAGGATTCTGAATCTATGTCAAAAAGCGAATAA